accactgcccggcttactaGATGTTTCTATTTCTGGCAAACCCTGTCTATCAGGTCCACATGGATTTTGAGGGCCCCAGAGAACTGAGAAATAATCACGCACAGACATGGGTAGAACGAGACCTTGCAGGGGCCCCAGAGAAGATGCAGTgctcagagaggagagggaggcacTGGGTGCTTGGGAGTTCTCACCTGGAGGCCACATCTGGCTGGTAGAGGCTAACGAGGGTGCAGGCAGAGCCCGTCCAGGCGCAGTAGGGGTCTCGAGCCAGGAGGCAGTCTCCACAGGTCGGGTACAGGCTACAGTTGGCTACGGGCACTTGCACTACTCCGGAATGGGAGGAGGCATACAACAGTCCCTACACAGCCAAACGTGAAGagtgagagggaggcagaggcacccCAACACTCAGCCTCACATGTTCACTAGTCATCCCAGAACACCTCTGACAAGTTCTACTGTACATCCTTCTGACAGCCAGAAGCCAGGCCTCTGAACTTTCCATCTTGCTTTGGCAAGGGACGGAAAGCTGGCTCCCTGACAATCAAAGTGGTCAAGCTCACTCCATGGCCCACTCACCCCATGGCTGTCCAAGAGCAGGTTCTGCACAGGCTGTCCTTGAGGGAAGACCTGCAGCTCCTCAATGATGCGCACTCTGGAGCCCAGGGACACTGCCTTGTGCAGGCGGCCATCACCTGGAAGCACCGACATGACTCAGGCCCTGGTGGAGCCCACCGCCCAGGATCCACCagccacacacgcacacacgcacgcacgcacgcacgcacgcacgcacgaacGCACTCCCCTCCTTAACTCAATCCTGGGGGCTGCAAGCACTCACCAGTGCCCAGAAATAGGACATCATAGGTGCTGTGCAGGCCAGGCACTCGGTGCACAGCCACACGCTGGTAGCGGGCTTGGggctgcaggagcagcaggcgGCTGCGGACCTGCCCATCCATCAAGAAGTGATCCTTGAGGAAGTTCAGCACTCGGTCTGGGAGCTGCAGGGACGAGTTGATCTTCCGTTCCCGGGCACTGTTGGTAATACACTGAAGAAGGCAGAAGGAACTGTGAGAACAGGAATCAGCATGGAGCATGCCGCCACAGGGACAGGAGTGTCCCCTGCCCCATTAACTACGCTCCAGAAATCATGGCACATCTGCCTTTTCTACACAGTACTGGTCCACAGGCAAATCTGATgtgtgaggaaaagaaggccctgGTTTCCTGCTGGCTTCTGGATCCTTACCAAGTTTGCACACAGGCTTCAAAAAGTGTGACTGTTCCATCTTGCCTGGGGTCTTACCCACGCACCTTACCCTGGGAATCCTGTTCTCAGGATCCATCTAAGTACAGCTAGCCATATCCAATTCCCACCCCTCCCAggtcctgtctctctctccatcaagGGTTAGCCTGCACACGGCGCATAGTCGGGTGGATAGAGTAAAGGGATGCTAACAGTACTGTACAGTATTATGCAAAGCAGGGTACAGTGGCATCCTGTAGTAagccagtacttgggaggtggaggcaggaggatcaggaattcaaacaaCCCAGATTACATGAGACTGCTGTCTTTGAGACAGACAACTATAAACAAGACAGGACTGAGGTGTTTTGTCATTCACGAAACATCTTCTTTGGTAAGATAGGAAGCCAGGGCTTATGCTCTGTTTCAAAGATGAGAAAGCAGATTCAGAGAAGCTCAGGGTTTGTCTGAGACCACTGCTCTCAGCATGGTCCAGGGACCAAGCCTGCCCAGAAGCTACTCTGAGCACACGTAATACCTACCGCTCCGGGCCGAGGCGTGGGCACCGGGTGGGTCTCAGTATACCACTGCTGGGTCTCTCTGTTCACTTTCTTGTATAGGCCGTCAAAGACCTTCTGCACGTCATTCATGGTGAAGACGCAGATGGCAGAGCCTTCTGTAGTTCCTCTGTGCCTGCAAGGAAACAGCGTGTTAACTCTGAGTTCAGAGTTGAGAAGTGAAGTTGAGATGCCATCAGTGGGGTCTAGCTACTCTTTACCCTCCTGTCCCCAGCTAAACCCTAGCATCTCACCACTGGGAGGTAAAGACCCCATAGAAGAGGGTCTTGCGCCAGTCCTGAGGGTTGGGGTTCAGGGTGAAGACATCTTGTAGCACGTTAAAGGGAAAGCCATCATCGGGCCGGGAGCACAGGAGCTGAGCCTTGAGGAAGGAGGTCCAGCGTTGCTGCAACACCCGCTCTCCACCCTCGTCGCCCTGCGGGAGAAGAGGGGTCACGGCAGAGCTTAGTCCCAAGCCGAGGGTGGGTCTCGGAGGCACAGTGCCCTGCCAGCTCTCCTCAGCAGTAGCTGAGACACATGGGAATGAAGAATGAGAGAGAGCGCCAGGACAGATGTGCACCCCAAACTGAGAAAACTCAGGGAGGAAGGTAGGATTCCTATCGTACTATGAATGATGACAGACAAGGACCAAGGGGAACCATGTacagggaagggacaggagagctCAGTGGCCAGTGCTATCTGGCATGCTAGCATTATTAGCCATGTCAAGAACCGGAAGCTTCAGGTTActcaggaggatgaggcaggaggattggtcCAGTCAAGGAGTTTGTGTAGCCAGCCAGGGAGTGAAGTGGGACTTCAACTCAGTGAAtgcagaaatgaataaataatagggAAGGTGTCCATGATTGACAGATTACTGAGCAAACGGAGAAATCGCACAACTCAGGTGTGTAACTAAGTTATTACAAATACATTATTAGTTTGAATAGATCAGCAAAGAACACTTTTAACATTAAGAGTGAGGATAGCACTCAGATATCACGGCTTATCGCAGAATTTAATTCGTGCAACAGCTAGTGATGTCATCACTACCACTGAACAGCTAAGTTGGAACCCGATgttcgaactcaaaaatctgtgCTCTTACAAAGAGCAGCTGGCTGCTCTCTGTAGGTCACTCCTCTCCCACCTCGCCCCAAGACAggtatgtagtcctggctgtcctggaactcactctgtagaccaggctggccttgaactcagtaatccgccagcctctgcctcccaagtgctgggattaaatgcgtgcatgccaccactgcctcgcTGTAGGTCACTTCTATGTATACTTTCCGGGGTTTTCGGTTTAAGAGAAAGCCAAGGATTTCTTGTCCAAGTAGCTTTTAAGCCTTATGTTTATAACCATGGACTTGATCTCCGGCAATATGTAAGCTCAGTGAGATAACACATGCAAGACCACCAAGAGTTCAAGGGTGGCCTGAGCTACACAGGAAGCTGGAGGCCAGCTGCATTACTCAGGACCCTAAGAGAGCAATGTCCATTTAAAATTCTAAGATAGAATCTGTGAgctcaggcaggtggatctctgaatgtgaggccagcctggtctacagagaaagttccaggacagcagggctatacagagaaaccctgtcttggaaaacaaacaaaaagacaggaCCTTGCTAAGCTgtccaggatggccttaaacttgaGATCCCAGCTCCGAGTGTCAGGATTTTGGGTATGCACCTTCACCCTTACCTTCCATGTTAAGATTTTCTCAATTAAGAGAACAGAGGCCAACCAGGAGTGGTGGCaccctcctttaatcccagcactcgggaggcagagacaaataaatggatatctgtgagtttgaggccagcctagtctatagactGAGTCCCATAATAGCCAAAACTATAcagtgaaactttgtctcaagaaacaaatgggctggagaggatggctctgcagttaagagcactgactgctcttccagaggtcctgagttcaaatctcagcaaccacatgatggctcacaaccatctgtaatgagatctgatgttctcttctggtgtgtctgaagatagccacagtgtatttacataaaataaataattaaaaaaaaacaaacaaacaagccaggcagtggtggtgcctgcctttactcccagcactcgggaggcagaggcaggcggatgttggtctgcagagtgagttccaggacacctgggctacacagagaaacactgtcttgaaaaaccaaaacaaaccaaaaaacagaagAGGATACCAGCATAGCATGGAGACACCAGCTCAGCCCTGGGACACACTACCCAGAGCCCAGACACACCCCAGCTCAGCCCTGGGACACAGTCAATACTCAGAGGCCAGACACACCCCAGATTCAGGACaagaatgaggaggaagaggagggacagACTGGCCGCTGGTTGAGCTGCGGCTCCTTGGAAGATGATTCTAGAAGGTCACAGATGTGCGAGCACTTTGGGTGGataaccctgcccccccccccactcacctTACAGACTCGGGCAACTCGGGACACAATGGTGTTCTCAAAGAACTCAAACTCCTGGCCCGTCTCGCTGAAGAAGAAGTAGATCTTATCATCGTCGCCCACCGGGCTGCCCAGGCTCTCAGGGACGTAGGCCGAGGCCACGAAGGCGGGGTCTGCAGGGCCAGTGGAGGACTCGCAGTCAGTCCAGGAACCTCGGGAACAACACCCCCCCAAGGGTCCAGCAACTGCTCAGTGGGCCAAGGCAGAGCTCACCTTGTAGCCAGTTGAGGGAGCTCTCAGTCTTGGTGGGGCGGGGACTCTGACTCCGGGAAATGGCTGGGTCGTTTCCCTGGAAGCTACTGACTGTTCCAGTGTACAGCTCGCCGTCTGCCAAGAGAACGTTCCCATGGGAATGGCTCCCTTGGCCCAGTCCCCATGCCCTGCTCAGGGCCCAGAGTGACCGCAGCCCCATCCATCCTGCCTAGACGGAAGCAGGGACTTGGAAGAGGACAGCCCAGGGTCACTTGATGGCCCCTGGGAACCAGCACAGCATGGGGACACCACCTTACCTCTGGGACCCACACTGCCCAGTGCCCAGACACACCCCAGATTGCGTCCTCCTGCCCTGTGTATCTTCCATGGAGCACAAAAGCACCCAGGCTGTGCCACCACTTACCAACCACCAGAGCCGTGGACTTGAAGTTGGGGTCAAAGGGACAACGGCCCTTGCCATCCTCCAGGAGAACATTGCCGGCCTCATCTCGGGCTAAAGTAAAGCTCGCTATGTTCTGTGGAGTAGACAAGTGGCAGGGTCAAGACACAGGACAAGGAAGTGCACAGCAGGGAAGCACACAGGTCCCAAAGTGTGTGTCCTCCACACCCCAAGGCCTATGAGTACATGTGTGCAGTGGGCTCCTCCTGACTCCATGGTctgtgtgaacacatgtgtgcAGTAGGCACTAAGCCCCAACGAACAGGGAAGAGATATGGTGTGCAGAGTAGTCCGGGACCCAGGGAGAGCGACACATCGCAAACCCAGCAATTTCTGACTCCATGACCTGTGTTCCACAACAGCCTTCATGCCACCATCTGCTAGAGCATGTCAGGGTATGTATGGGGTAGGAACACACGGTGGGCATGAGCGTAATGGTACACAGGACGACCTGGGGCATCAAGCACAGCAAGGGAAAAAAAACGAAGGGCAGAAAGCTGGAAGTCACACAGGCTCTCTAGGCAAGATGGCTGCTCAtgtccctcccctgcctctgcagGGGACCTAGTAGGGGCTGGGCTGCAGCCACAACGGTGGGCTCAGGGCTCTTGAGCCTACTGCTACCTAGAAGCCTACCCTGAAGGTCCTCCTTCACCAGGAATCAGGGCTAGAGAAGCAGCCCTGACAGGAAGGCTGGGCCCCAGGTAGGCTAAGCCCCAGGGTAGAGCGGGAACTCACGATGTAAGCACACAGGGGACTGAAGGCTGCAGTGCCGCAGGTGAGCAGGTGGCTGCTGTTGagtggcaggaggatcttgaTGTAGTTTTGACAGTCACGCTGTGGGGAAGGAGAGCATGTCAGGTCCACATGTGCCACCAGGGGGCGAAGCAGAGGCCTCCTCCCCAGACCCAAGGCAGAACAATAGAAACCAGGAGCTCTGGGCCAGGAGCAGGCAGAGCTTCCGCAGGCTCTGTACTGGAGCTCAGCTAGTTTCCAGATTGGCTAATGCTCCTTCTCTGAGGTGAAAAGCGCCCTAGAGGGGGGAATTCCACCTTTCTTTCTGAGTGTCTTAATCCTCTTGAGAGTCTTCTCCAAgccagagaggagacagagataaAGCAGAAGGAACTGCTCAGCCCTGAACTCCTGGCACAAATCCCACCTCTACAAGGAATCTAATAGGAATTTCCAAATTGGTGCCACCAACACCCCAAGACCCACTGGTCTTTTCATCTTTCCAGTGAGAGGTCATGGCCTGGCTGTCTCTCAAATCCCACACCTTCCTGGATGCTAAACCTTCAGCGAACAAAGCCCCAGAATCTGACTGATCCTTTCTCACGCCTTTATGGATAGTTCCCTGCTTAAGGCACTACCATCGCCTGACCCACCATGGCCTCCCTTGTCTTCAGGTCCAGAGAGGGTACTATCATGATCACAATGGGacccatttgtttatttttatttatgacagTCTCACCACAtagcccaggctcacctggaatTAATAATCCTCTGCCTTACAAGCGCTACAATTACAAGGAGGCACACGCATGCCCGGCTCAAAGCTATCCTTTTAGAACATAGCCAAGACAGGCCTGGTAGCacaaatctttaattccagctACTCGGGAGGCTAGaagaagaggatcagaagttcaaggccagcctggatgaaAAGGCCAGTCTAGGTGACAAGTGAGAACCTGCCTCTCAAACAGAGGGtcagggatgcagctcagtggtagagcacttgtctaacGTGAGATCCTGGGATTAATCCAAAGTTCCGTAAAATAATGTGAAAACAGACACAGCCATGTCGCTTTTCTGCTAAGCTTTGTACTGGTTTTCAAACTGATTCATTCACTCAGCGTGAAGCCCAAAGTCCTGCTAGGTGTCTGGGTATTTCACAGTCAACTTCCTTGCCTTCCTTTAAATAGTCTTTGCACTATacaaatatctttctttcttttttggttttcttaagACAGGATTTTCTGTGTagtttttgctgtcctggaactcactctgtatactaagctggccttgaactcacagagatccacctgcctctgcctctagaataCTGACattaaaggggtgtgtgtgtgtgtgtgtgtgtgtttgcctgcattgGTGTGTGGCCCTCTTTTAcggcaggtgcctgtggaggccagaagagggcatcggtccctggggactggagttacagaaggttatgagctgccatgtgggtgctaggtcCTCTGAAGGGCAGCTCacactcataactgctgagccatctctccagccttggtattttcttttctttcttttttttttttttttaacatgaccACCTTATCTGAAGAAGGCTGAGGTGGCTCTCAGCCACACACTTGTCTAGCTTGTGGGAGGCACTGTGTTCCACCCCACATTGCCAACAAGTACCTGCTGAGTGTTCCAGAACAAAGCGTGAGTGAATGGGGACATCAGGAACTTAACCTGAAGACCTCTGGGGATGGCAGCAAGTCCTAGAGGAGAACTCTGGATTGGGCTGAACCCTATCTCATGTCTTGGCTGAAATCAAACTAGAATCTGCCAGACATGTCGTCCACTCGAGGCCCTTTACAGACATAATCACTCCCTCACCAGGTTCATGTTGGTGCTAAGGCTAATGAGACACTGTTTTAAGTGTTGGGGGCCCTGGATGCACTGGTTTATCCAGGGATACAGGCATATTATCCTCATCTTACAGGTGAGAATACCAAGGCTCGACCAGATGAATCTATTTATCCAGGATCACAGACAGgacagggctggggctggggctggggctggggctggagctggggctggagctgggatTCAAGTCCAGGCTATGCCATTTCCATAACAGCTGTATCTGTTCAGTGTTCTGCTCAGATCCTTCAGTCTCACCTTTGGGTCCTTGCCCTTGAAGCTGCACTGCTGCTTCCTGTCAGCATCTGCACTCCACAGCAgctggggaagagggagggaaatagGTGTGCGAGGGCACGGAGGGTGTGCAGAGCCACACTCCTGTCCTGTCCAGCCAGAGTACCTGACACACAGgagggcacacagacacacacagagacatatacgcACACACCTCccccttcacacacatacacacgcacacacacacacacacaccctagccACCCTTGGACATCTCTCACCTCTTGGTACTCCCCGCCTGGTAAGAAGCTTAAGTTGCTGTTAAGTGCAAAGAGGGCCTCCCGAGCCCCCACATACAGTGTCTTGCCATCCTGGCTCAGAAGAAGGGCTGTGTAGTTGGAGATGTTTTCAGCTTCAAATTTTCTAATCAGCCTttcttcagagcctggggagaGAAGTTGCATGCTTGAGAAGGGCCTTTTCAGTCCATTTTAGGATGGCTGCATTATCTAAGTAGGACAGTCAGTGGCGGGAACCCGGGGCAGCAGGTTGGTTATAAAGAAGACCATCATTCCAGACACTCAAACACAAGAAAGAAATGCACTGAGGCATACAAAGAATGTTAATTACAGCTCCATTTCCAGGAGAGAAAAAGTGAAAATCTGAGTCTGAGGTGGGGTGAGAATAGGTTATGACAGTCCACTCGATGGGATATAATCCAGCATGCACAAACAATATAGATTACAAACTCCAGAAAATACATAGGTAAAGTTGTACAAGAGAAACAtagttagctgggcagtggtggcgcacgcctttaatcccagcacttgggaggcagaggcaggtggatttctgagttcgaggccagcctggtctacagagtgagttccaggacagccagggctacacagagaaaccctgtctcaaaaaacaaacaacaacaacaacaaaagagagagagggggggggaggaagagagaaaaaaagagagagagagagagaaggaaggaaggaaggaaggaaggaaggaaggaaggaaggaaggacggacggACGAGAAACAGTCTAGctaggtgtgatggtgcacacctgcaatcccagccctgggaaggaTGAGGCGGGGGGAGGGGGATTAGAAGCTTCAGGCTAATCTAGGTTTACTTAGATGAGACTCagtttaaagagagagaaagggccaAAATATGAAGCAAATTAGAGGCATGGGTTACAAGTACATAATATAAGAAAGGTCAggcaggtggctcagtggataaaggtgttaccaccaagcctgacacctgagttcaatacccagggTCCACATAGTAGAAGAGAGTGACTCCCACAGCTGTCACCTGACCCGCATGAGTGTCACTTGACCTGCATGAGTATTATGGAagtatgcaagcacacacacaaataattgtaatgaagagaaaaagaaaggctgACACATTTAACAGCCTCCTTTGCACAGCGTCTGATCTAAAGAAAGGGAACTGCAAAGGCAGCCCTCTCCGTCCTCCCCTGACCCTGCCTCCAGCAGGAGCCCCCAATGCTCACGCAGACAGTTACTAAACATTAGCCTAGAGCTCAATCCGTGACTGTGCCACAGACAGCCCGCATGCCTGGGGTTGGggagtggtggtggggtgggaatGAAAGTCTGCTCTCCCTCCTAGGAGCAAAGAGGGTTACAACAGGCTGTACAGGGCTAACAGAGCTCGAGGTGCGGCTCAGTACATGTAACAGCACACATGTCTGTATGTCAGATATACACAAGTGAAGATTACATCAGACATTGGGAATAAAATGTTAAAGTGTACTGTTAATTTGATTGTGGCTGACACCCAGCCTAGGCCACTGTGAAGTATATAACCCTAGCCCAAAGGAGTTTgcggttttttgtttctttgagacagctATGTTACATAGCCCAGACTAGTCTCAAAATcatgattcccctgcctcagcctcttgagtgctgggtgACAAGCATGAATCAGCATGCCCAGGCAGGGTATTATTTTAAGTGACAAAGGAAGGACAGCGTGTAGGGATGGGCGAAGGGGACAGAAAGCCTTGTTTGTCCCTGCAGCAAGTTGGAAGACGAGAGACTAGAGAGAAATGGTGCTGTGAGCATGTCCTGTTGTGAGCGTCTCAAGACAGTGTCCAGAGAACCAGACCCAGAATGCAACGGCTGACAGTGTCAGTTCTTACAGCAAAGCCTTTCCTGCTTAACATTTAAAAGAGTGTgtggccaggcaatggtggcacatgaaagcagatttctgaggccaatctggtctacagagtgagttccaagacaggctacacagagaaaccctgtctccagggggtgggggggcggtgCATGTACATATGAGGGTAACTTGTGGGAATCGGTACTCTCTTCTACGGCATGAGCCGTGAGCCCTAGGGACTGGCTTCATACTGCTAGGCTTGGCAACAActgtgcttttacccactgagccatcttggccagcctttatgcatttatttatatacatacacacacatacatacacacacacacacacacatagtacaaTGAGAAAATTTTAGGACCTATTCATTGTTGCAGAAGATGTAATTATTAGGAGATAATAATTATTTATCACTAACTAAAAGTGAAAAAATACAAATGAGAAGACAATCCAGACACAAAACACTGCAGACACCCTGAAGAGGACACACGCATTTTTCCTCTTAAACATATTATTTCGAGGTTTTACAGTAAGCAACTTAAAATTATGTAATGTAAAAGATGTAAAtttaagagggaaaaagaaacaatCAACGCCCACTGGCCCATTGCTCACACTCTGATTAACTGACGGGCTCAGAAGAACTAtttaaaacagaacaagaaaaccAACCAAGCAGAAAGCAGCCCCCGAGCAGCCTCAAGCATGTCCCAACTGACCGGTGGCTCAGAACCATGCGAACACGCACACTCACAGCGCTGGGAAGCCACGAGGCAGCATGCTAGCCACGCAGTATGAGGGTGCCttcatgtgtgcctgcatgtccAGCGTTTTTACATACCCTCAGCCTGCTTCCAGGAAGAGGTAAGGACACATAAAAACAAGAAAGTGTTGAAATAGAAGCATTAAAatcatacacagaaaaaaacaatctGAAGGAGGCATCtaaaccagagagaaaagagtGGTCACCTAGGCAGGTCACGGGGTCGGCACACAGCTATTGGGGAGGACTGCACATTTAGCACCAAGACTCCTGGTAACCACGGAGAAAGGGGAAATGAAAAAACTTGGTTCTCACACTGTTCAAGAACAGGAAACCACACCAGCCCTTTGGCGGAAGCTCAGTTTTTTACCACATAGCACAGGGTGAAGACACTCTCAGGTGGGGCTTCCCCACTAAGCCTGCTGAGGCACATGGGAAAGCTAACACCTCCAGTCATTGGACAATAGGGGCCCATGGCTGCTCCCCAGGAGGCCTCCTGGAGAGGGATATGATGCAAAAGTTTGAGGaaatttgtgtgtctctgtggttgAAGTTTTGTCATACTCCTAAAATATAGTTACACACAGGGCTGCACGAGAACTTCAAGAACTTCAGGTAGAGAACTTCTCTACCTCAGACTAGAGGCAGTTGTAACCCAAAGATGCCCTCTCTGTAAACTCCCAAGAGCCTCTTCTCAAACTCTCAACTCCTGCAGCGCCCAAGACGTCCAACCCTTTGTACTTCAACACACTGGCAGGCCAAGGACAGCTCCAGCACCAATCCCAACCTCCCGAACTCCACATCGCCTGGACTCCTGGCCCCCCAAGAGATTCTGAAACTGCTGGTCTGAGCCATTTgaccagctcccagggacttagaAGAGGCAGCCCGAGGACTACACTCTCAGAAGCTCCAGGGAGGCCCTGCCCACGACACCCACTGAATTCACTGTGGTTTCCCGTGTGTTTCACGGGAGCCTCACGAAGACTCAGTGAGATCAAGACACACAGCTCTTGCACCCCTTTATCTCTTGCACCCCTCAAGGTATTCTGGAAGCACGGGCTGCCTCTGGTTGGCTAGAGCTTATCTGCCTGCCTGCACCGGAGGGCATTTCCACCTGGGTGGGACCTACAGCTCTAAGCGGGAAGCCACCCCTGGATTCTGTCCAGATACAGAAATGCCAAGAGTCCGAGATAAGCACAAGTTCCAGGTGGCGGCCTGACGCCCCCTCCACTTTAGCCTGGGCGGACGGCAAGCTGCCTGGGCCCTCAGACAAAGTCAGGCCAGGCTGGAGGGGACACCAGGGTGCCAGCGGCCCAAGACTCTCCATATCTGCTGGACACACACTGAACAGAACCACCAAGGGATGGAAACTGACCATGCCTTGATGTGAGCACAGGGCCTTCACAACATGCCCTCTCATGCTGGGGCCGCACTCCGACCCCGCCCTCAGCCCTGCCTTCCTCCCACCCTGTGCTCAAACTTAAGAGTCATGGTGCTCTGATGAACCCGGCTGTGGACCTTACCATTCCCCACTGGTTATCTCACAGGGCAGACTGAGACCATAGACTGGAGTCAAAGACCTGGTTCAAATCCAGCCTTTGCCACTCATAAGGACAAGCCACTTAACCTCTCAGAGACCCACTTTCCTTATCTGCAAAATGGGGACAATAATAGCCCTCTGCCTCATAGAGTTGTTATGAGAAGAAACGAGATTACGTATGTAAATAATAATGTACATAATAACCCACACTTACTGAGAGCTTTCCTCAAAACAACTTTACACACGTTTCCCCTGTGCTGGCATGGTGCCTGGCACACGATCAACACTCGAGTagctcaaaaacaaaatctaaaagccCTGCAGGAAAATCCAGACGGGCAAGCCACACAGAGGGCAGGGCAAGGGGTGCGGCCTCTGACAGCGTGCAGCATCAGCCCGCTCCACCTGAGCCCGAGTGTGGCCCACAAGGGCCTCATGATCAGATCAGCTAGAAACAGAATGTGTGCTATAAGCACGCAGTGGGTACTGGGACTGCCCAAGCTCCCAGGTGTCTGGGGCCACCTCCACAGAGTGGCTGTGTAGACGTCTGTGTAGATGTCTGTGTAGAGGGCCCTGTCTGAGCCTGcccgtgtctgtgtgtctgtgtgcctatgcGCACGGAACCTCAAGGCCTGTCCAGGCTTGTGCATGAGTTCCTGGTGCTCTTTGTGCAGAGGTGACTGAAAAGGTAGAGGtgtgtaggtaggtgtgtgtgtgtgtgtattctctgtTGTGCCAACAAGCATGTTCCACCTGGTCTCCTGGCTGTGACTATGGCTCAGGTATTCTTCCTATCCCCCTACCTGGGGCTTAGTCCCTAACTACAAACTCTGGCTGCTGTCCCAGTCAGGAGGGAACCTCTCTATGGGCCCCGGGCAACTTGAGCCAGTGGCTGCCCAAGAGCTGGGACTCCCCCATGAGCACTCCTCCATCCTTCAGGAAAGTAGGAGAGGCTGTTATTCTCAGGCAGCCACCTGAGGGGTCCCACACCCCAACCTAGCAGGAAGTGATGTGGGAACACCTCAGGCCCCAGCCTCACAGAGAATCTCCCTATCCCTGTGACTCAGCAGGAAGCTTGGAACTTTCTGGGTTAAGACAGGAATAGGGCTCAGCCCCACCCTAGGCAGTGCTGACTCAAGAGTCCCACCCCAGTTTGCTCTGCTCTGTGACTCCTGAGCTACCTCAGTGAGATGCTGACCTGGCCTTAGCTTCTTGTCCTCCACAGGCCCTAGCAGGATAAAGCCAGCAGACACCA
This portion of the Apodemus sylvaticus chromosome 1, mApoSyl1.1, whole genome shotgun sequence genome encodes:
- the Sema4b gene encoding semaphorin-4B produces the protein MGRASSSAVLLRALLLPLLLLLRTTTTRALGPRISVPLGSEERLIRKFEAENISNYTALLLSQDGKTLYVGAREALFALNSNLSFLPGGEYQELLWSADADRKQQCSFKGKDPKRDCQNYIKILLPLNSSHLLTCGTAAFSPLCAYINIASFTLARDEAGNVLLEDGKGRCPFDPNFKSTALVVDGELYTGTVSSFQGNDPAISRSQSPRPTKTESSLNWLQDPAFVASAYVPESLGSPVGDDDKIYFFFSETGQEFEFFENTIVSRVARVCKGDEGGERVLQQRWTSFLKAQLLCSRPDDGFPFNVLQDVFTLNPNPQDWRKTLFYGVFTSQWHRGTTEGSAICVFTMNDVQKVFDGLYKKVNRETQQWYTETHPVPTPRPGACITNSARERKINSSLQLPDRVLNFLKDHFLMDGQVRSRLLLLQPQARYQRVAVHRVPGLHSTYDVLFLGTGDGRLHKAVSLGSRVRIIEELQVFPQGQPVQNLLLDSHGGLLYASSHSGVVQVPVANCSLYPTCGDCLLARDPYCAWTGSACTLVSLYQPDVASRPWIQDIEGANAKEHCNNSSSKARSFVPGKPCKHVQIQPNTVNTLACPLLSNLATRLWLHNGAPVNASASCRVLPTGDLLLVGSQQGLGVFQCWSIEEGFRQLVASYCPEVMEDGVMDQKDQRDGTPVIINTSRVSAPAGGRASWGADKSYWNEFLVMCTLFGFAVMLLVLFFLYRHRDGMKLFLKQGECASVHPKTRPVVLPPETRPLNGVGPPSTPLDHRGYQALSDSSPGPRVFTESEKRPLSIQDSFVEVSPMCPRPRVRLGSEIRDSVV